One segment of Triticum aestivum cultivar Chinese Spring chromosome 2A, IWGSC CS RefSeq v2.1, whole genome shotgun sequence DNA contains the following:
- the LOC123188882 gene encoding L-ascorbate oxidase homolog translates to MPRMASLALARWVLLAAMAARLAGADDPYRYFTWIVTYGPINPLGAIQQGILINGQFPGPRIDCVTNDNLIVNVVNNLDEPFLITWNGIKQRKNSWQDGVAGTNCPIPPGANYTYKFQAKDQIGTFTYFPSVALHRAAGGFGALNVYQRPAIPVPYPPPAGDFTLLVGDWYLAGHDQLRQTLDSGAPLPFPDALLINGMPSATLVGDQGRTYLLRVSNVGMKTSINFRVQGHSLKLAEVEGTHPVQNVYDSLDVHVGQSVAFLVTLDQPPMDYAMVASTRFNPADISPLTAVGTLHYSSATSMAPDPLPAGPPEQESEWSMNQARSFRWNLTASAARPNPQGSFHYGTIQTSRTLVLASSAAVVAGQRRYAVNGVSFVVPDTPLKLLDNYNIANVIEWDSVPERPDGGAPRPGTPVVRLNLHEFVEVVFQNTENEMQSWHLDGYDFWVVGYGDNGQWTENERLNYNLVDAQARHTVQVYPNGWSAILVSLDNQGMWNLRSANWDRQYLGQQLYLRVWTAEQSFSNEYSIPTNAILCGRAAGLPH, encoded by the exons ATGCCAAGGATGGCTTCTCTGGCATTGGCGAGGTGGGTGCTcctggcggcgatggcggcgaggctcgccggcgctGATGACCCTTACCGCTACTTCACCTGGATTGTGACGTATGGCCCCATCAATCCGCTCGGCGCCATCCAGCAG GGCATCCTCATCAACGGGCAGTTCCCGGGCCCTCGCATCGACTGCGTCACCAACGACAACCTCAtcgtcaacgtcgtcaacaacctcGACGAGCCGTTCCTCATCACATG GAACGGGATCAAGCAGCGGAAGAACTCATGGCAGGACGGCGTGGCGGGCACCAACTGCCCCATCCCGCCCGGCGCCAACTACACCTACAAGTTCCAGGCCAAGGACCAGATCGGCACCTTCACCTACTTCCCCTCCGTCGCGCTGCACCGCGCCGCCGGAGGGTTCGGCGCCCTCAACGTCTACCAGCGGCCCGCTATCCCCGTCCCCTACCCGCCCCCCGCCGGTGACTTCACACTCCTCGTCGGTGACTGGTACCTCGCCGGACACGACCAGCTCCGCCAGACACTCGACTCCGGCGCGCCGCTCCCGTTCCCGGACGCGCTGCTCATCAACGGCATGCCCTCAGCCACCTTGGTGGGCGACCAAG GGAGGACCTATCTGTTGAGAGTGTCCAATGTCGGGATGAAGACGTCCATCAACTTCCGGGTCCAGGGCCATTCTCTGAAGCTGGCGGAGGTGGAAGGCACGCACCCGGTGCAGAACGTCTACGACTCCCTGGACGTGCACGTCGGCCAGTCCGTGGCGTTCCTTGTCACCCTCGACCAGCCGCCCATGGACtacgccatggtggcgtcgacgcgGTTCAACCCGGCCGACATCAGCCCGCTGACGGCGGTCGGGACGCTGCATTACAGCAGCGCCACCTCCATGGCGCCTGACCCGCTCCCGGCAGGGCCGCCGGAGCAGGAGAGCGAGTGGTCGATGAACCAGGCAAGGTCGTTCCGGTGGAACCTGACGGCCAGCGCCGCGCGGCCCAACCCGCAGGGGTCGTTCCACTACGGCACCATCCAGACGTCGAGGACGCTGGTCTTGGCCAGCTCAGCTGCCGTCGTCGCTGGGCAGAGACGGTACGCCGTGAACGGCGTCTCGTTCGTCGTCCCGGACACGCCTCTGAAGCTCCTGGACAACTACAACATCGCAAACGTGATCGAATGGGACAGTGTCCCGGAGCGGCCCGACGGCGGGGCACCACGGCCCGGGACGCCGGTGGTGAGGCTCAACCTGCACGAGTTCGTGGAGGTGGTGTTCCAGAACACCGAGAACGAGATGCAGTCCTGGCATCTTGACGGATATGATTTCTGGGTCGTCGG GTACGGCGATAATGGGCAGTGGACGGAGAATGAGCGGCTGAACTACAACCTCGTCGACGCGCAAGCGAGGCATACTGTTCAG GTGTATCCGAACGGATGGTCGGCGATCTTGGTGTCGCTGGACAACCAAGGGATGTGGAACCTGAGGTCGGCCAACTGGGACCGGCAGTACCTCGGCCAGCAGCTGTACCTGAGGGTCTGGACGGCGGAGCAGAGCTTCTCCAACGAGTACAGCATCCCCACCAACGCCATACTCTGCGGCAGAGCTGCCGGCCTTCCACACTGA